A stretch of Catenulispora sp. GP43 DNA encodes these proteins:
- the idi gene encoding isopentenyl-diphosphate Delta-isomerase has translation METNVEVEEVVLLSEDGSPIGAAPKATVHTENTPLHLAFSCYVFDGLQRLLITRRADSKRTWPGVWTNSACGHPGPGEQMEDAVRRRLSSELGLNISAVHPILPDFRYRAVMPNGIVENEVCPVFRATVATGIAPSPDPAEVGEYRWIPWADFSRQVLSGSFEVSPWCRLQVEQLAAQDMDNWMC, from the coding sequence GTGGAAACCAATGTGGAAGTCGAAGAAGTAGTCCTGCTGTCCGAGGACGGCAGCCCGATCGGCGCTGCGCCGAAGGCCACCGTGCACACCGAGAACACCCCGCTGCACCTGGCCTTCTCCTGCTACGTCTTCGACGGCCTGCAGCGTCTGCTCATCACCCGGCGCGCCGATTCCAAGCGCACCTGGCCCGGAGTGTGGACCAACTCCGCGTGCGGGCATCCGGGGCCGGGGGAGCAGATGGAGGACGCCGTGCGCCGGCGGCTCTCCAGTGAACTGGGCCTGAACATTTCCGCCGTCCACCCGATCCTGCCGGATTTCCGTTACCGGGCGGTAATGCCGAACGGCATCGTCGAGAACGAAGTCTGCCCGGTGTTCCGGGCCACGGTCGCGACCGGAATTGCGCCGTCGCCCGATCCCGCCGAAGTGGGCGAATACCGGTGGATTCCGTGGGCTGATTTCAGCCGTCAAGTCCTTTCCGGTTCCTTCGAGGTGTCGCCGTGGTGCCGCCTTCAAGTCGAGCAGTTGGCCGCCCAGGATATGGACAACTGGATGTGTTGA
- a CDS encoding amino acid permease: MSMTQSSDSSAWSDTDSADAAQLRAIGYEPVLSRKMSGFGNFAISFSIISILSGCMTLFGFGMATGGPAVMVWGWIGVTIAVLLIGLSLAEVTSVYPTSGALFFMAHRLGGKGWGWITGWLNMLGLFGVIAGIDYGAAEFIGAFTGMAFGWTPDKYGLIAIFAGVLLLHGVLNTFGVRVLDLFNRVSVWWHLLGVAFIVAVLFVVPAHHQSASFVFTHYANATGFKSAIYVSAIGLLLTGYTLTGYDASAHMSEETSQASTLAPKGIVRSIWVSGIAGLVLIVAFLFSIQGGADSYATESAGSGYGGAVTAPSIIMLDALGQHWAEVLTLVIIVAQLCCGLAAVGSAARMVFAFSRDGALPGSKTWRKVNRAAVPTNAMWLVVVVAFLLTLPSLWTIQAYGAVTAIASIGLAPAYVIPGFLRARQGKNFKAGAWNLGKWGPLVGYIASVWVVIEVVLFCLPQASPITALTFNYAPIALVAALLLSWVWWLARGRASYAPPAGAVEAEQFADLDVI; this comes from the coding sequence ATGTCGATGACTCAAAGCTCAGATAGCTCTGCCTGGAGTGACACCGACTCCGCCGACGCCGCGCAACTGCGCGCCATCGGCTACGAGCCGGTGCTGTCCCGCAAGATGTCCGGCTTCGGCAACTTCGCGATCAGTTTCTCCATCATCTCCATCCTGTCCGGCTGTATGACGCTGTTCGGCTTCGGCATGGCCACCGGAGGCCCGGCCGTCATGGTCTGGGGCTGGATCGGGGTCACGATCGCGGTCCTGCTCATCGGCCTGAGCCTGGCCGAGGTCACCAGCGTCTACCCGACCTCCGGCGCGCTGTTCTTCATGGCCCACCGCCTCGGCGGCAAGGGCTGGGGCTGGATCACCGGCTGGCTGAACATGCTGGGCCTGTTCGGGGTCATAGCCGGCATCGACTACGGCGCCGCGGAGTTCATCGGAGCGTTCACCGGCATGGCGTTCGGCTGGACCCCGGACAAGTACGGGCTGATCGCCATCTTCGCCGGCGTGCTGCTGCTGCACGGCGTGCTGAACACCTTCGGCGTGCGGGTGCTGGACCTGTTCAACCGGGTCAGCGTCTGGTGGCACCTGCTGGGCGTGGCCTTCATCGTCGCGGTGCTGTTCGTCGTCCCGGCGCACCACCAGAGCGCCAGCTTCGTCTTCACGCACTACGCCAACGCCACCGGCTTCAAGAGCGCGATCTACGTCAGCGCCATCGGCCTGCTGCTCACCGGCTACACCCTGACCGGCTACGACGCCTCGGCCCACATGTCCGAGGAGACCTCCCAGGCATCGACCCTGGCCCCCAAGGGCATCGTCCGGTCCATCTGGGTCTCCGGCATCGCCGGCCTGGTCCTGATCGTCGCCTTCCTGTTCTCCATCCAGGGCGGCGCCGACAGCTACGCCACCGAGTCCGCGGGCTCGGGCTACGGCGGCGCGGTGACGGCCCCGTCGATCATCATGCTCGACGCCCTGGGCCAGCACTGGGCCGAGGTCCTGACGCTGGTCATCATCGTCGCCCAGCTGTGCTGCGGCCTGGCGGCCGTGGGCTCGGCGGCCCGCATGGTCTTCGCCTTCTCCCGGGACGGCGCCCTGCCCGGCTCCAAGACCTGGCGCAAGGTCAACCGCGCGGCGGTCCCGACCAACGCCATGTGGCTGGTGGTCGTCGTGGCCTTCCTGCTGACCCTGCCCTCGCTGTGGACCATCCAGGCCTACGGCGCGGTGACCGCCATCGCCTCCATCGGCCTGGCCCCGGCCTACGTCATCCCCGGCTTCCTGCGCGCCCGGCAGGGCAAGAACTTCAAGGCCGGAGCCTGGAACCTGGGCAAGTGGGGCCCGCTGGTCGGCTACATCGCCTCGGTGTGGGTGGTGATCGAGGTCGTGCTGTTCTGCCTGCCGCAGGCCTCGCCGATCACCGCGCTGACGTTCAACTACGCACCGATCGCCCTGGTCGCCGCGCTGCTGCTGTCGTGGGTCTGGTGGCTGGCGCGCGGGCGCGCCTCCTACGCGCCCCCGGCCGGCGCGGTCGAGGCCGAGCAGTTCGCGGACCTGGACGTGATCTAA
- a CDS encoding bifunctional 3'-5' exonuclease/DNA polymerase — MQIAATYDPEGFRDRGFVQAITDTGEAAGPARAVEDLEAEVGALEAAGAGDPGLAGLPGLPGPLSGGRAGPAIGSAAGQTQPGHPRWVWPATADLAPALLRRGVRVDRCHDLALTEALLLAYEGRCGEPRSLGAAWARLHGLPVPEDRAEGTMAAPADNPTTQPALFEPDRSGLAADVDPLRAVREVYADQLRRIAATANPGGFRLLVAAESAASLAAAEMAHAGLPWRADVHSRILEEVLGPRPPDGSPPREMAAAAARLAEALGVRTLNPDSAPQVTKAFADAGVRLPSLRRWELKEIDHPAIPLLLKYKELSRLYSFNGWAWRDTWVVAGRFRPEYSVGGVVTGRWAARGGGALQIARRLRKAVIADPGWVFVSADAAQLEPRILAAMAQDAGMAEATQSDDMYAALAGVFEGSRDQAKLGLLGAMYGQTGGGAAAPLALMRRRFPKATALLDDAAREGERGRLVRSQLGRTCPPPSQRWQSAIAGDAEAGADDDSNRRSGQVARARGRFTRNFVIQATAAEWAEVLLALLRQRLRALDGPQLVFFQHDEVLVHAPREHAEAVAAMIIECAAGAGRLVFGPSPVRFPMSVHSVECYGDAK; from the coding sequence ATGCAGATCGCGGCGACCTACGACCCCGAGGGTTTCAGGGATCGAGGCTTCGTTCAAGCGATCACCGACACCGGCGAGGCGGCAGGGCCGGCGCGCGCCGTCGAGGACCTGGAAGCCGAGGTCGGGGCGCTGGAGGCGGCTGGGGCCGGCGACCCGGGTCTGGCTGGTCTGCCCGGTCTGCCCGGTCCGCTCAGCGGCGGGCGCGCCGGCCCGGCCATCGGGTCCGCGGCCGGCCAGACCCAGCCCGGCCACCCGCGCTGGGTATGGCCGGCCACCGCCGACCTCGCCCCGGCCCTGCTGCGCCGCGGCGTGCGCGTCGACCGCTGCCACGACCTGGCCCTCACCGAGGCCCTGCTGCTGGCCTACGAGGGCCGCTGCGGCGAGCCGCGCTCCCTGGGCGCCGCCTGGGCCCGGCTGCACGGCCTGCCGGTCCCCGAGGACCGGGCCGAGGGCACCATGGCCGCCCCGGCCGACAACCCGACCACCCAGCCGGCGTTGTTCGAGCCGGACCGCTCCGGGCTGGCCGCCGACGTCGATCCGCTGCGTGCGGTGCGCGAGGTCTACGCCGACCAGCTGCGCCGGATCGCGGCCACCGCGAACCCCGGCGGGTTCCGGCTGTTGGTGGCCGCCGAGTCCGCGGCCTCGCTGGCCGCCGCCGAGATGGCGCACGCCGGCCTGCCCTGGCGCGCCGACGTGCACAGCCGGATCCTGGAGGAGGTGCTGGGCCCGCGTCCGCCGGACGGCTCGCCGCCCCGGGAGATGGCCGCGGCGGCGGCCCGGCTGGCCGAGGCGCTCGGGGTCCGCACGCTGAACCCCGACTCCGCACCGCAGGTGACCAAGGCCTTCGCCGACGCCGGGGTGCGGCTTCCCTCGCTGCGCCGCTGGGAGCTCAAGGAGATCGACCACCCGGCGATCCCGTTGCTGCTGAAGTACAAGGAGCTCTCGCGCCTGTACTCGTTCAACGGCTGGGCCTGGCGCGACACCTGGGTCGTGGCCGGCCGCTTCCGGCCCGAGTACAGCGTCGGCGGCGTCGTCACCGGACGCTGGGCGGCCCGTGGCGGCGGCGCGCTGCAGATCGCGCGGCGGCTGCGCAAAGCGGTCATCGCCGACCCCGGCTGGGTGTTCGTCTCCGCCGACGCCGCGCAGCTGGAACCGCGCATCCTGGCCGCTATGGCGCAGGACGCGGGCATGGCCGAGGCGACGCAGAGCGATGACATGTACGCCGCTCTGGCCGGGGTCTTCGAGGGCTCCCGCGACCAGGCCAAGCTCGGGCTGCTCGGGGCCATGTACGGGCAGACCGGCGGCGGGGCCGCAGCGCCCCTGGCCCTGATGCGCCGCCGTTTCCCGAAGGCCACGGCGCTGCTGGACGACGCGGCCCGCGAGGGCGAGCGCGGCCGCCTGGTCCGCTCCCAGCTCGGCCGCACCTGCCCGCCGCCCTCGCAGCGCTGGCAGAGCGCGATCGCCGGGGACGCCGAGGCCGGGGCCGACGACGACAGCAACCGGCGCTCCGGCCAGGTGGCCCGGGCCCGGGGCCGGTTCACCCGCAACTTCGTCATCCAGGCCACCGCCGCGGAGTGGGCCGAGGTGCTGCTGGCGCTGCTGCGGCAGCGGCTGCGCGCCCTGGACGGACCGCAGCTGGTGTTCTTCCAGCACGACGAGGTGCTGGTGCACGCGCCGCGTGAGCACGCCGAGGCGGTAGCTGCGATGATCATTGAGTGCGCCGCCGGCGCCGGGCGGCTGGTATTCGGTCCTTCACCGGTCCGATTTCCTATGAGCGTTCACTCGGTGGAGTGTTACGGGGACGCCAAATAG